The following proteins come from a genomic window of Pyxidicoccus sp. MSG2:
- the gltC gene encoding adventurous gliding motility protein GltC translates to MIRSFRLIRLAVLGLALAWTAPSFAQNFEGLDLGAASKKKKRGSAPSKKKKTTTTRKTRGGKSTKTTPPPEEDAAASTETPAAESAPAVAAPAASTPAPAPTPAAPPASASTPASGASTGGLGLDLTQEAPKQTAPTMSFDAVDVSGKTADRQRLDIAVNLFKNDEYEKAAMSAHELLADAKLAGLHTEARYVLAKSLYRMGMYHSSLGEFSKLLALGPSTKFFKTSLEWLFFISRKTKNETVILDEIARHANQEFPEKYRNEFRYLLARYHFVRGRALDQVGQPADADKSFEEVKRLALSIPRNDPFFPRAKYLEGLSAFRNGSRQKDAASKRGNGEMLASVEAMKEVIRLTRPMPGKSAEQAKLDKSLRELAFMQLARTHYGMQQNRYALFYLGKVERGNTQWLESLFEASWANYRVGQYEQALGNLITLSSPFFREEYFPEALILKAVIYYENCRYRESNLILQDFERTYLPVHDQLEALVKKNMDAGEYYSVLAEVQKKNKEGLEKNETDVILERILRLALTDQDLRKTNDSILELEGEMDAFANRADTFKYSDLSKTLLEGLKVQRTALISKAGIMAKGKLETELVALKQLLANGLRIKFETTTKEKEFLEEQLKAGGRTAIVKKYKYSVAVSDDQLYWPYEGEYWRDELGTYQYTLTKGCIERDTANRNVQSAEAM, encoded by the coding sequence ATGATTCGCTCCTTCCGGCTCATCCGTCTCGCCGTCCTCGGGCTCGCGCTCGCCTGGACGGCCCCCAGCTTCGCCCAGAACTTCGAGGGCCTGGACCTCGGCGCCGCGTCCAAGAAGAAGAAGCGCGGCTCCGCCCCCAGCAAGAAGAAGAAGACCACCACCACGCGCAAGACGCGTGGGGGCAAGTCGACCAAGACGACGCCTCCGCCGGAGGAGGACGCCGCCGCCTCCACCGAGACGCCGGCCGCCGAGTCCGCTCCCGCCGTGGCCGCGCCCGCGGCGTCCACGCCCGCTCCCGCGCCGACCCCGGCCGCGCCGCCGGCCTCCGCGTCCACCCCCGCGTCCGGTGCCTCCACCGGTGGGCTGGGGCTGGACCTGACGCAGGAGGCGCCCAAGCAGACGGCGCCCACCATGTCCTTCGACGCGGTGGACGTGTCCGGCAAGACGGCGGACCGCCAGCGCCTGGACATCGCGGTCAACCTCTTCAAGAACGACGAGTACGAGAAGGCCGCCATGTCCGCGCACGAGCTGCTCGCGGACGCGAAGCTGGCGGGCCTGCACACCGAGGCGCGCTACGTCCTCGCCAAGTCGCTCTACCGCATGGGCATGTACCACTCGTCCCTGGGTGAGTTCTCCAAGCTGCTCGCCCTGGGCCCGTCCACCAAGTTCTTCAAGACGAGCCTGGAGTGGCTCTTCTTCATCAGCCGCAAGACGAAGAACGAGACGGTCATCCTCGACGAGATTGCCCGCCACGCGAACCAGGAGTTCCCGGAGAAGTACCGGAACGAGTTCCGCTACCTCCTGGCGCGCTACCACTTCGTGCGCGGCCGCGCGCTGGACCAGGTGGGCCAGCCGGCGGACGCGGACAAGAGCTTCGAGGAAGTGAAGCGCCTGGCCCTGAGCATCCCGCGCAATGACCCGTTCTTCCCGCGCGCGAAGTACCTGGAGGGCCTGTCCGCCTTCCGCAACGGCAGCCGCCAGAAGGACGCGGCCTCCAAGCGCGGCAACGGGGAGATGCTGGCCTCCGTGGAAGCGATGAAGGAGGTCATCCGCCTCACCCGTCCCATGCCCGGCAAGTCCGCCGAGCAGGCGAAGCTGGACAAGTCCCTGCGCGAGCTGGCCTTCATGCAATTGGCCCGCACGCACTACGGCATGCAGCAGAACCGCTACGCCCTCTTCTATTTGGGCAAGGTGGAGCGGGGTAACACGCAGTGGCTGGAGTCCCTCTTCGAGGCCTCCTGGGCCAACTACCGCGTGGGCCAGTACGAGCAGGCGCTGGGCAACCTGATTACCCTCTCGTCGCCCTTCTTCCGCGAGGAGTACTTCCCCGAGGCGCTCATCCTGAAGGCGGTCATCTATTACGAGAACTGCCGCTACCGGGAGTCCAACCTCATCCTCCAGGACTTCGAGCGCACATACCTGCCGGTGCATGACCAGCTCGAGGCGCTGGTGAAGAAGAACATGGACGCCGGGGAGTACTACTCGGTGCTCGCCGAGGTGCAGAAGAAGAACAAGGAAGGCCTGGAGAAGAACGAGACGGACGTCATCCTGGAGCGCATCCTCCGTCTCGCCCTCACCGACCAGGACCTGCGCAAGACGAACGACTCCATCCTCGAGCTGGAGGGAGAGATGGACGCCTTCGCGAACCGGGCGGACACCTTCAAGTACTCCGACTTGAGCAAGACGCTGCTGGAGGGCCTCAAGGTCCAGCGCACCGCGCTCATCTCCAAGGCCGGCATCATGGCCAAGGGCAAACTGGAGACGGAGCTCGTCGCGCTCAAGCAGCTGCTGGCCAACGGCCTGCGCATCAAGTTCGAGACGACGACGAAGGAGAAGGAGTTCCTCGAGGAGCAGCTCAAGGCGGGCGGCCGCACGGCCATCGTCAAGAAGTACAAGTACTCGGTGGCCGTCTCCGACGACCAGCTCTACTGGCCGTACGAGGGCGAGTACTGGCGCGACGAGCTGGGCACGTACCAGTACACGCTGACGAAGGGCTGCATCGAGCGCGACACGGCGAACCGGAACGTCCAGTCCGCCGAGGCGATGTAG
- a CDS encoding phosphatase domain-containing protein, translating into MSLPDRIDPRPPRRIYRWDLDKTYLQTEFDSLRDLVRTAFQKAHEKVAVPGASALIRELSEQGDSRLCIVSGSPKQMRAVLEEKLKLDGVKWDEFVLKDNVGNLLRGRFRALRGQVGYKLPAILESRVHAPVEAEEVLFGDDAEADAFIYSLFADLIAGRVDERVLSQVLEAGGVYPDDQVRVREAWKKIPVSDPVRRIFIHLDRLTPPAQFSAYGPRVVPIFNYFQAALVLLADGHLTAPQVLKIAVEMVQTAGHNIITLSNSFQDLLRRGLPLQQAAIALSQALEGPNKLLAAMRPMPDILAAFSKRLAALGTPPPPPPVQAVDYVKLIHHALPRTHKGRGKPTEE; encoded by the coding sequence GTGAGTCTGCCGGACCGCATCGACCCGCGTCCCCCGCGGCGAATCTACCGGTGGGACCTGGACAAGACGTACCTCCAGACGGAGTTCGACTCGCTCCGGGACCTGGTGCGTACGGCGTTCCAGAAGGCGCACGAGAAGGTGGCGGTGCCTGGGGCGAGCGCGCTCATCCGCGAGCTGTCGGAGCAGGGTGACTCACGGCTGTGCATCGTCTCCGGCAGCCCCAAGCAGATGCGGGCGGTGCTGGAGGAGAAGCTCAAGCTGGACGGCGTGAAGTGGGACGAGTTCGTCCTCAAGGACAACGTGGGCAACCTCTTGCGCGGCCGCTTCCGGGCCCTGCGCGGGCAGGTGGGCTACAAGCTGCCGGCGATTCTGGAGAGCCGGGTGCACGCGCCGGTGGAGGCCGAGGAGGTGCTCTTCGGCGACGACGCGGAGGCGGACGCGTTCATCTACTCGCTGTTCGCGGACCTGATTGCCGGCCGCGTGGACGAGCGGGTGCTGTCGCAGGTGCTGGAGGCGGGCGGGGTGTACCCGGACGACCAGGTGCGGGTGCGCGAGGCGTGGAAGAAGATTCCGGTGTCGGACCCGGTGCGGCGCATCTTCATCCACCTGGACCGGTTGACGCCGCCCGCGCAGTTCTCCGCCTATGGCCCGCGCGTGGTGCCCATCTTCAACTACTTCCAGGCGGCGCTGGTGCTGCTGGCGGACGGGCACCTGACGGCGCCGCAGGTGCTGAAAATCGCCGTGGAGATGGTGCAGACGGCGGGGCACAACATCATCACCCTGTCGAACTCCTTCCAGGATTTGCTGCGGCGCGGGCTGCCCTTGCAGCAGGCGGCGATTGCGCTGTCGCAGGCGCTGGAGGGGCCCAACAAGCTGCTGGCGGCGATGCGGCCGATGCCGGACATCCTGGCCGCATTCAGCAAGCGCCTGGCCGCGCTGGGCACGCCGCCGCCTCCGCCGCCGGTGCAGGCGGTGGACTACGTGAAGCTCATCCACCACGCGCTGCCGCGCACCCACAAGGGCCGGGGCAAGCCGACGGAGGAGTAG
- a CDS encoding class I SAM-dependent methyltransferase, protein MKVIDSRYLADGKLFNHGQEARLIHAEAPEDFEALLSNILDTGYYDQSYYRTHSGLRDATKVNHFWFLSELVRELAPRSVLDLGCGRGDVISLLHHKGVDVAGVDFSEDIRASVWPNIRDAFFSGDMRERCRTLAAEGRRFDTLCGFDIWEHLAPSALHEYIAAVLEVASPEALCVFVIPAFGEDRVFGEQFPLEFEENRPRFDAREPFEYLLAEHTSPAIPASGHLIWAHTDWWERQFAQHGLHRLTDVERRLHEVFDPFFPHSVKAFYVLARDARAGQARAREVLARPSRVTRARLLPRLLQDVRDGQMSLQGNVLPMVRQGAVENLPPPVRQTYRQLRQWVRRLATLARPGGA, encoded by the coding sequence ATGAAGGTGATCGACTCCCGGTACCTCGCGGATGGAAAGCTCTTCAACCATGGGCAGGAGGCCCGGCTCATCCATGCCGAGGCGCCGGAGGACTTCGAGGCGCTGCTGAGCAACATCCTCGACACCGGCTATTACGACCAGTCGTACTACCGCACCCACAGCGGGCTGCGGGACGCGACCAAGGTCAACCACTTCTGGTTCCTCTCGGAGCTGGTGCGCGAGCTCGCACCGCGCTCCGTGCTCGACCTCGGCTGCGGGCGCGGGGACGTCATCTCGCTGCTGCACCACAAGGGCGTGGACGTGGCCGGCGTGGACTTCAGCGAGGACATCCGCGCCTCCGTCTGGCCCAACATCCGCGACGCCTTCTTCTCCGGAGACATGCGCGAGCGCTGCCGCACCCTGGCCGCCGAGGGCCGCCGCTTCGACACGCTCTGCGGCTTCGACATCTGGGAGCACCTGGCCCCGAGCGCCCTCCACGAATACATCGCCGCCGTCCTGGAGGTCGCCTCGCCAGAGGCCCTCTGCGTCTTCGTCATCCCCGCCTTCGGAGAGGACCGCGTCTTCGGAGAGCAGTTCCCCCTCGAGTTCGAGGAGAACCGCCCCCGCTTCGACGCCCGCGAGCCCTTCGAGTATCTGCTCGCCGAGCACACCTCGCCGGCCATCCCCGCCTCGGGCCACCTCATCTGGGCCCACACGGACTGGTGGGAGCGGCAGTTCGCGCAGCACGGCCTGCACCGGCTGACCGACGTGGAGCGCCGGCTCCACGAGGTGTTCGACCCGTTCTTCCCGCACTCGGTCAAGGCCTTCTACGTACTGGCCCGGGACGCGCGAGCCGGACAGGCGCGGGCGCGGGAAGTCCTGGCCCGGCCGTCCCGGGTGACTCGCGCGCGACTGCTGCCGCGACTCCTCCAGGACGTGAGGGACGGGCAGATGTCGCTCCAGGGCAACGTGTTGCCGATGGTCCGTCAAGGCGCGGTGGAGAACCTGCCTCCGCCCGTCAGGCAGACGTACCGGCAATTGCGCCAGTGGGTCCGGCGACTGGCCACCCTGGCCCGGCCGGGCGGCGCCTGA
- the plsX gene encoding phosphate acyltransferase PlsX, which yields MVGTQPQPVTIAFDVMGTDHGPAEVVRGAAMLSLESPHIHTLLVGDRTLIDEALAEVKHNGERISVQHAADFVGMDEKPGEALARKPNASVAVAARLVAEGEAQALVSAGNTGAGVLACARHFQLIPGVRRAALATVYPTRSVRGAKEDPFSLILDVGATVEANAEDLVTFAVMGSAYARIISKNDRPKVALLSNGVEPQKGPPRVVEAHARLSEMHDINFIGNVEGIDIPKGTADVIVTDGFVGNVCLKMLEGVHETVVELAQYAYKESLRWRAGLAMLSSGIQRIKDITDWNQYGGAPILGFDKIFIKAHGRSKSRAIANAGKVAAKVVANNLTTAIREGLKK from the coding sequence ATGGTGGGGACGCAGCCGCAGCCGGTGACGATTGCCTTCGATGTCATGGGGACGGACCACGGTCCCGCGGAAGTGGTCCGGGGCGCGGCGATGTTGTCGCTGGAGTCCCCCCACATCCACACGCTCCTGGTGGGGGACCGCACCCTCATCGACGAGGCGCTGGCCGAGGTGAAGCACAACGGCGAGCGCATCTCCGTGCAGCACGCGGCGGACTTCGTCGGCATGGACGAGAAGCCGGGCGAGGCGCTGGCGCGCAAGCCGAACGCCTCCGTGGCGGTGGCCGCGCGGCTGGTGGCGGAGGGTGAGGCGCAGGCGCTGGTGTCCGCCGGCAACACCGGCGCGGGCGTGCTGGCGTGCGCCCGTCACTTCCAGCTCATCCCCGGCGTGCGCCGCGCCGCGCTGGCCACGGTGTACCCGACGCGCTCGGTGCGTGGCGCGAAGGAGGACCCGTTCTCCCTCATCCTCGACGTGGGCGCCACGGTGGAGGCCAACGCGGAGGACCTGGTGACGTTCGCCGTCATGGGCTCGGCCTATGCGCGCATCATCTCCAAGAATGACCGGCCGAAGGTGGCGCTGCTGTCCAACGGCGTGGAGCCGCAGAAGGGCCCGCCGCGGGTGGTGGAGGCGCACGCGCGGCTGTCGGAGATGCACGACATCAACTTCATCGGCAACGTGGAGGGCATCGACATCCCGAAGGGCACCGCGGACGTCATCGTCACGGACGGCTTCGTGGGCAACGTGTGCCTGAAGATGCTGGAAGGCGTCCACGAGACGGTGGTGGAGCTGGCCCAGTATGCCTACAAGGAGAGCCTGCGCTGGCGCGCGGGCCTGGCCATGCTGTCCAGCGGGATTCAGCGCATCAAGGACATCACCGACTGGAACCAGTACGGCGGCGCGCCGATCCTGGGGTTCGACAAGATCTTCATCAAGGCGCACGGGCGCTCGAAGTCGCGGGCCATCGCCAACGCGGGAAAGGTGGCGGCGAAGGTGGTGGCGAACAACCTGACCACCGCCATCCGGGAAGGCCTGAAGAAGTGA
- a CDS encoding outer membrane beta-barrel domain-containing protein, with translation MNRPTLLLALCLVPSLAPAQSQEGMGLDLTKEESPAAPSPSSEDPPAAPPAEEATPAVAATAEETPEPEAIAPLTDITQEDRVKSVQRKVYRKKGRFELTPLVSISVNDPFYSKVGASLRGAWYLADTLAIAGRASVMQVVPSDDVRTAKRTFNSKIYNSVPEWSAMGDLEWSPLYGKVAFLNSILHFDGYLLAGAGVVRTETSALPDRGLNPAADLGLGMRFVAKDYLAVNVALINTSYVDQPLGSSKGAIQNMMTLNAGISLFLPFSSTGRDAE, from the coding sequence TTGAACCGCCCCACGTTGCTGCTCGCCCTGTGTCTGGTGCCCTCCCTGGCGCCCGCGCAGAGCCAGGAAGGCATGGGACTCGACCTGACGAAGGAAGAGTCTCCTGCCGCGCCGTCCCCTTCTTCCGAGGACCCACCCGCTGCACCGCCCGCGGAGGAAGCCACGCCCGCCGTGGCCGCCACCGCGGAGGAGACTCCAGAGCCCGAGGCCATCGCACCGCTGACCGACATCACCCAGGAGGACCGGGTGAAGAGCGTCCAGCGCAAGGTCTACCGAAAGAAGGGTCGCTTCGAGCTGACGCCGCTCGTCAGCATCTCGGTGAATGATCCGTTCTACTCCAAGGTGGGCGCGTCCTTGCGCGGCGCCTGGTACCTGGCGGACACGCTCGCCATCGCCGGCCGCGCGTCGGTGATGCAGGTGGTGCCCTCCGACGACGTGCGGACGGCCAAGCGCACCTTCAACAGCAAGATCTACAACTCGGTGCCCGAGTGGTCCGCGATGGGTGACCTGGAGTGGAGCCCGCTGTACGGCAAGGTGGCGTTCCTCAACTCCATCCTCCACTTCGACGGTTACCTGCTGGCGGGCGCCGGCGTGGTGCGGACGGAGACGTCCGCGCTGCCCGACCGCGGCCTCAACCCGGCCGCCGACCTGGGCCTGGGCATGCGCTTCGTGGCCAAGGACTACCTGGCCGTGAACGTGGCCCTCATCAACACCTCCTACGTGGATCAGCCCCTGGGCAGCAGCAAGGGCGCCATCCAGAACATGATGACCCTCAACGCCGGCATCTCGCTGTTCCTGCCGTTCAGCTCGACGGGGAGGGACGCGGAATGA
- a CDS encoding MFS transporter has protein sequence MVRRAASLRVVFGIVTLDLIGFGILIPQLGVYGVKFGASPFTVGLLISIFSLMQLVAAPVLGRLSDRYGRRPVLLLSQVGSLAGYVLFAFAHSLPLLFLARIIDGISGGNISTAQAVVADITPPKDRARGMGVIGAAFGLGFVLGPALGGFLGAWGGNLAIGLFAAGLVALNLVCTFFFLPESRAPGSSEGHARTLKGASLAMHLPVVGRCLVLVLVFTTAFAQMEGTFSVYLLTRFLSSGPVPLQGGLFLQAALPDAAVLREASLRAGWLFAVVGVLSALVQGGLVRRLVGGGEGRPGREAPVAAVGFGLTAAGLALLPVAPSYAWLFPVMGLLAVGSALVNPCLSALVSVHAPPERLGAVLGAYQAFGSLGRIVGPALGGWLFTRLGPAAPYGTAAVMVAGAGLLALSLVAQARMAGAGAEQRS, from the coding sequence GTGGTGAGGCGGGCGGCGTCACTGCGCGTCGTCTTCGGAATCGTCACGCTGGACCTCATCGGGTTCGGCATCCTGATTCCGCAGCTGGGCGTGTACGGGGTGAAGTTCGGCGCCTCACCGTTCACGGTGGGGCTGCTGATCTCCATCTTTTCGCTGATGCAGCTGGTGGCCGCCCCGGTGCTGGGCCGCTTGAGCGACAGGTACGGCCGGCGGCCGGTGCTGCTGCTCAGCCAGGTGGGCTCGCTGGCGGGCTACGTGTTGTTCGCCTTCGCCCACTCGCTGCCGCTGCTGTTCCTGGCGCGCATCATCGACGGGATATCCGGGGGCAACATCTCCACCGCGCAGGCGGTGGTGGCGGACATCACCCCACCGAAGGACAGGGCCCGGGGCATGGGCGTCATCGGCGCGGCCTTCGGGCTGGGCTTCGTGCTGGGGCCGGCGCTGGGCGGCTTCCTGGGCGCATGGGGAGGCAACCTCGCCATCGGCCTCTTCGCGGCGGGGCTGGTGGCGCTCAACCTCGTGTGCACCTTCTTCTTCCTGCCCGAGTCGCGGGCACCGGGCAGCTCGGAAGGGCACGCGCGCACACTGAAGGGCGCGTCGCTGGCCATGCACCTGCCGGTGGTGGGGCGGTGCCTGGTGCTGGTGCTGGTGTTCACCACCGCCTTCGCGCAGATGGAGGGGACATTCTCGGTGTACCTGCTGACGCGCTTCCTCTCGTCGGGGCCGGTGCCGCTCCAGGGCGGGCTGTTCCTGCAGGCGGCGCTGCCGGACGCGGCGGTGCTGCGCGAGGCGAGCCTGCGGGCGGGCTGGCTCTTCGCCGTGGTGGGCGTGCTGTCGGCGCTGGTGCAGGGGGGGCTGGTGCGGCGGCTGGTGGGCGGGGGAGAGGGCAGGCCCGGGCGCGAGGCCCCGGTGGCCGCGGTGGGCTTCGGGCTCACGGCCGCGGGGCTGGCGCTGCTGCCGGTGGCTCCCAGTTATGCGTGGCTCTTCCCCGTCATGGGGTTGTTGGCGGTGGGCTCGGCGCTGGTGAACCCGTGTCTGTCCGCCCTGGTATCTGTTCATGCCCCGCCGGAGCGGCTGGGCGCGGTGCTGGGGGCGTACCAGGCCTTCGGCTCGCTGGGGCGGATTGTGGGGCCGGCGCTGGGCGGGTGGCTCTTCACCCGGCTGGGGCCGGCGGCGCCGTACGGGACGGCGGCGGTGATGGTGGCGGGAGCGGGACTGCTGGCGCTGTCGCTGGTGGCCCAGGCGAGAATGGCAGGCGCGGGGGCCGAGCAAAGGTCCTAA
- a CDS encoding outer membrane beta-barrel domain-containing protein produces the protein MKWTLRLLLALCLVVPALGHAQSSSKEEEEAGDVSEVDKDRLGPLRERVRPVSGHLFLKKGRFEFSPSASVSLRDAFFSKYIFGGTLTYHPLETLGVGLRLGYALNTVAGAAQICTFTDGTDGGATRGCGSPTMNQLDGQAPGQLKLLAGADVQWAPIYGKLSLLAEKFVSFDLYGVVGASAVQYRGPELSTPTGAKNYMTGGGNLGVGARFFFNRWVTLRTEVRDLIYVEKSRTTDNYLRNQLMFELGVSFFFLNGSES, from the coding sequence ATGAAGTGGACCCTCCGTCTGCTCCTGGCGCTGTGCCTCGTGGTGCCCGCGCTGGGCCACGCCCAGTCCTCCTCCAAGGAGGAGGAGGAGGCCGGCGACGTCTCCGAGGTGGACAAGGACCGGCTCGGGCCGCTGCGCGAGCGCGTGCGCCCCGTCTCCGGGCACCTGTTCCTCAAGAAGGGGCGCTTCGAGTTCAGCCCGTCCGCCTCGGTGTCGCTGCGCGACGCCTTCTTCAGCAAGTACATCTTCGGCGGCACGCTCACCTACCACCCGCTGGAGACGCTGGGCGTCGGCCTGCGCCTGGGCTACGCGCTCAACACCGTGGCCGGCGCGGCGCAGATCTGCACCTTCACCGACGGCACCGACGGCGGCGCCACGCGTGGGTGCGGCTCGCCCACCATGAACCAGCTCGACGGGCAGGCCCCCGGCCAGCTCAAGCTGCTGGCCGGCGCGGACGTCCAGTGGGCGCCCATCTACGGGAAGCTGTCGCTGCTGGCGGAGAAGTTCGTCAGCTTCGACCTGTACGGTGTCGTGGGCGCCTCCGCGGTGCAGTACCGCGGCCCGGAGCTGTCCACGCCCACCGGCGCGAAGAACTACATGACCGGCGGCGGCAACCTGGGTGTCGGCGCGCGCTTCTTCTTCAACCGCTGGGTGACGCTGCGCACCGAGGTGCGTGACCTCATCTACGTGGAGAAGAGCCGCACCACCGACAACTACCTGCGCAACCAGCTGATGTTCGAGCTGGGTGTGTCCTTCTTCTTCCTCAACGGCTCCGAGTCATGA
- the cglC gene encoding adventurous gliding motility lipoprotein CglC: MSVRTALLMSAALLLGGCEVSSEIGKECTLVRKASPEEEQEFGRKFMPILEKEVAPKQDFISFGSIECEDLICVRDAAFPRATNEDGSVNPNAEAKGYCSKECVEGSNACEVKDTSGVLEGLPERMGCRALLLDQDTLDALRSSDEGFYRRTFGENNSPFFCAGAPVAQSGN, translated from the coding sequence ATGTCCGTGCGAACCGCCCTCCTGATGTCCGCCGCGCTGCTTCTGGGTGGCTGCGAGGTCAGCAGCGAAATCGGCAAGGAGTGCACCCTGGTGCGCAAGGCGAGCCCCGAGGAGGAGCAGGAGTTCGGCCGCAAGTTCATGCCCATCCTCGAGAAGGAAGTGGCCCCGAAGCAGGACTTCATCTCCTTCGGCTCCATCGAGTGCGAGGACCTCATCTGCGTGCGCGACGCGGCCTTCCCCCGCGCCACCAACGAGGACGGCTCGGTGAACCCGAACGCCGAGGCCAAGGGCTACTGCAGCAAGGAGTGCGTGGAAGGCTCCAACGCGTGCGAGGTGAAGGACACCAGCGGCGTGCTGGAGGGGCTGCCGGAGCGCATGGGTTGCCGGGCCCTCCTGTTGGATCAGGACACGCTGGATGCCCTGCGCTCCTCGGACGAGGGCTTCTACCGGCGGACGTTCGGCGAGAACAACTCGCCCTTCTTCTGCGCGGGCGCCCCGGTGGCACAGTCGGGCAACTGA